One region of Deinococcus humi genomic DNA includes:
- a CDS encoding DEAD/DEAH box helicase, which translates to MTAPDPSYFQEHAGKVTLLGSADERLRNNQIGAIGAVQAHFSLSDQPALVAMPTGTGKSAVLIVLAFLLQARRVLVITPSIVVREQIAEGFQTLTILKKTGTLPPDCPEPVVTQVEGYLSDTAAWEALRTADVVVASPPSVSPSPGRVIEPPDELFDLVLVDEAHHAEAPTWKSLLDHFPKARRVLCSATPFRNDRQTLGARIVYHYPLRRAQRENIFSEITFVPVTASTPEDADIAIAQQAQAMFERDQAAGLDHRVMVRTTQKNRAKALKQVYTDHTTLKLEEVHSGMTLKTIKARLKKLREGELDGVIAVDMMGEGFDFPNLKIAAIHAPHKSLPVTLQFIGRFARTGFKGQPIGDATFIAEENSIRHDEYSLYSPDEPDWGEIIANLGDRRVQKEVARQEFFDTFLKTVTSADDTDPISRLALGHFEPFFHVKIYQLPDPAGFELEASPQGLTVQYAEVSRDLNVSAMVWVSGQKPRWLRPSLLQDVKYHLLIVYFDQPSNLMFVCSTLKEDDIYDLVLDSFAPPGAHEIAAPLLRRVMTDWKDPELYSIGMRNRQAAIGQESYRMLSGGAAHHAVSKRDGKRFTRGHAFGASVEGAGKKTLGISSNYAKVWSLQNGDLSKLVVWCQALAAKLADPASDTKTTPLDMLDGGQIITSFPDSSQHTLIMADWPAKIYKAAGRSKTLHLTSPAQPGGKTVHPLELELRVRPDQCTHDTLRFDVHCFSETVECQLKLEPLPRHSVLPGQTCTLESLSAGKKAGTFAEFLDGHAPEFWFEDLTTVTRNVQYAPIDFDERVPADTFERVDWTAAKVDIKAEITAKQPGTISIQEYLRQRLEGQHQVVFFDHETGEAADFITLDATGDPQRPIVMHFCHCKGSSEVKAGSRVEDMYEVLGQCIKCMRYRDRNALRAHLIDREKKYQAAGSGSRYVTGDAMMMTTILSTPGSLVLPITVWAVQPGLNSTKATMEADPKMHRLIDGIQSLLIEQGSLLKVMCT; encoded by the coding sequence ATGACTGCCCCAGACCCGTCTTACTTTCAGGAGCATGCTGGGAAAGTAACGCTCCTGGGCAGCGCCGATGAAAGGCTACGCAACAACCAGATCGGAGCCATCGGCGCAGTGCAGGCCCACTTCAGCTTGAGTGATCAGCCTGCGCTGGTGGCCATGCCGACAGGGACAGGGAAATCTGCGGTTCTAATCGTACTGGCCTTTTTATTACAAGCACGTCGGGTTCTGGTCATCACACCGAGCATCGTGGTGCGCGAGCAGATTGCCGAAGGCTTCCAGACCCTGACCATCCTCAAGAAGACGGGTACCTTGCCTCCCGACTGCCCAGAACCTGTGGTTACCCAGGTTGAGGGCTACCTCTCGGACACGGCAGCCTGGGAAGCGTTGCGCACAGCCGATGTGGTCGTCGCCTCTCCTCCTTCTGTCAGTCCTTCGCCGGGGCGCGTCATTGAGCCGCCCGATGAACTGTTCGACCTGGTTCTGGTAGATGAGGCACATCACGCAGAAGCCCCTACTTGGAAATCCCTCTTGGACCATTTTCCGAAGGCACGGCGAGTGCTGTGTAGCGCTACGCCCTTTCGGAATGACCGACAGACCCTTGGGGCGCGCATCGTTTATCACTACCCCCTCAGACGGGCGCAGCGCGAAAACATCTTTAGCGAAATCACGTTTGTTCCCGTGACCGCATCGACCCCGGAAGACGCCGACATTGCCATCGCACAGCAAGCCCAGGCGATGTTCGAACGGGACCAGGCCGCCGGGCTGGATCACAGGGTCATGGTGCGGACCACTCAGAAGAACAGAGCGAAAGCGTTAAAGCAGGTGTACACCGACCACACCACACTCAAGCTGGAGGAAGTCCACAGCGGCATGACACTCAAGACCATCAAGGCACGCCTGAAAAAGCTGCGTGAGGGCGAGTTGGATGGCGTGATCGCCGTCGACATGATGGGCGAAGGCTTCGACTTCCCCAATCTGAAAATTGCAGCCATTCATGCGCCACACAAGTCGTTGCCCGTGACCTTGCAGTTCATCGGACGCTTTGCCCGAACCGGTTTCAAGGGACAGCCCATCGGCGACGCCACCTTCATTGCTGAGGAAAACAGCATTCGGCACGACGAATACAGCCTGTACAGCCCTGATGAACCCGACTGGGGCGAAATCATCGCCAACCTCGGTGACCGGCGGGTTCAAAAGGAGGTCGCCAGGCAGGAATTCTTCGACACCTTCCTCAAGACCGTGACCTCAGCGGACGATACCGACCCCATAAGCAGGCTTGCGCTCGGCCATTTCGAGCCTTTCTTCCACGTCAAGATTTACCAACTGCCCGATCCTGCCGGATTCGAGCTTGAAGCCAGTCCTCAGGGGCTGACCGTGCAATACGCGGAGGTCAGCCGCGACCTCAACGTCAGCGCCATGGTCTGGGTGAGCGGTCAGAAACCCCGTTGGCTTCGACCTTCACTGCTTCAGGACGTCAAGTATCACCTTTTGATCGTGTACTTCGACCAGCCGAGTAATTTGATGTTCGTTTGCTCAACCCTAAAAGAGGACGATATTTACGACCTTGTGCTGGACAGCTTCGCGCCCCCGGGTGCGCATGAAATAGCAGCACCGTTGCTGCGGCGAGTCATGACGGATTGGAAGGACCCTGAGCTGTACAGCATTGGCATGCGTAACCGTCAGGCGGCCATCGGGCAGGAGTCGTACCGGATGCTTTCTGGGGGAGCGGCACATCACGCTGTGTCGAAGCGGGACGGCAAGCGCTTCACCCGCGGCCATGCTTTTGGAGCCAGTGTGGAGGGCGCTGGGAAAAAGACGTTAGGCATCAGCAGCAATTACGCCAAGGTGTGGAGCCTTCAAAACGGGGATCTCAGCAAACTGGTGGTGTGGTGTCAAGCGCTGGCAGCCAAGCTCGCCGACCCGGCGTCAGACACCAAGACCACGCCGCTCGACATGCTCGACGGCGGCCAGATCATCACGAGTTTTCCGGATTCTTCACAGCACACCCTGATCATGGCGGACTGGCCCGCCAAGATCTATAAGGCTGCTGGCAGGTCAAAAACGCTGCACTTGACCTCGCCCGCCCAGCCGGGGGGCAAGACTGTCCATCCCCTCGAACTGGAACTGCGGGTGCGTCCAGACCAATGTACCCACGACACCCTGCGGTTTGATGTCCACTGCTTCTCCGAGACAGTGGAGTGCCAGCTGAAGTTGGAGCCCTTGCCGAGGCACTCAGTCTTGCCAGGGCAGACCTGCACCTTGGAGAGCCTCTCTGCGGGGAAGAAGGCAGGAACATTCGCTGAGTTCCTTGACGGCCATGCCCCAGAGTTCTGGTTTGAAGACCTCACCACTGTGACGCGTAACGTTCAGTACGCTCCCATCGACTTTGACGAGCGCGTTCCTGCGGACACCTTTGAACGCGTGGATTGGACTGCCGCCAAGGTGGACATCAAGGCGGAAATTACAGCCAAGCAACCGGGCACCATCTCCATACAGGAGTACTTGCGGCAAAGATTGGAGGGACAGCATCAGGTGGTGTTTTTCGATCATGAAACAGGTGAAGCCGCCGACTTCATCACGCTCGACGCCACGGGTGATCCCCAGCGGCCCATCGTCATGCATTTTTGCCATTGCAAAGGCAGCAGTGAGGTCAAGGCGGGCAGCCGGGTAGAAGACATGTATGAGGTGCTCGGGCAGTGCATCAAATGCATGCGTTACCGCGACCGCAACGCCCTTCGCGCTCACCTGATTGATCGGGAGAAGAAATACCAAGCTGCCGGATCTGGAAGCCGATATGTGACGGGTGACGCCATGATGATGACCACCATCCTGTCCACGCCAGGCTCGCTGGTCCTGCCTATAACTGTATGGGCGGTGCAGCCAGGGCTGAATTCTACAAAAGCGACGATGGAAGCTGATCCGAAGATGCACCGCCTCATCGATGGTATACAGTCCCTTCTGATAGAGCAGGGCAGCCTGCTCAAAGTGATGTGTACGTGA
- a CDS encoding competence protein CoiA: MPLRARVDGQEVLSIDLSPSAFDALRGRRDITMSCCEANAVPKRSVTGLPFFAHGRTHGCDSAAETEFHLRGKLLIRDAAREAGWTAQVEVPGTAPGGARWRADVLCEDGGRQVAFELQRSGITLAHLGERQAQYRESGVRGMWFMRTHERRLKEPQVWQHQTPALYVTERHHVPAFQLALSEVVREALHGQLLLFPAPRWPVRVTALSHTYRCHYCRNVTAVLARVLLAPIGRPEILIEAPWTVDGLAGWANEVLGRAGAVSFPLLQRKDHKSYIGSVYECGQCSKMLFVHSRPKDRLESWRSIAAQDDPVEQHPTWMDGGSLAMRSVVTLTPTEHQWFRKKVGSCWVLRRWLRGVDEPEDQRG, encoded by the coding sequence ATGCCGTTAAGAGCACGAGTGGATGGACAGGAGGTGCTGAGCATTGACCTCAGCCCATCTGCCTTTGACGCCCTGCGGGGACGGCGGGACATCACCATGTCCTGCTGTGAGGCCAATGCTGTACCCAAACGCAGTGTCACGGGCCTGCCGTTCTTCGCCCATGGCCGCACCCATGGGTGTGATTCGGCCGCAGAGACCGAGTTTCACCTGCGGGGTAAGCTCCTGATCCGCGATGCGGCCCGTGAGGCCGGTTGGACGGCTCAGGTGGAGGTGCCGGGGACGGCCCCTGGTGGGGCGCGGTGGCGTGCGGACGTGCTCTGCGAGGATGGCGGACGACAGGTGGCGTTCGAGCTGCAGCGCAGTGGCATTACCCTGGCCCACCTGGGCGAACGGCAGGCGCAGTACCGAGAGAGCGGGGTGCGGGGCATGTGGTTCATGCGGACACACGAGCGGCGTCTCAAGGAACCGCAGGTCTGGCAGCACCAGACCCCGGCTCTGTATGTCACAGAGAGGCACCACGTCCCGGCGTTCCAGCTCGCCTTGAGCGAGGTGGTTCGGGAAGCGCTGCACGGCCAGCTCCTCCTCTTTCCTGCGCCGCGCTGGCCAGTGCGCGTGACCGCTCTATCGCATACCTACCGCTGCCATTACTGCCGCAACGTGACAGCCGTGCTGGCACGGGTGCTCCTGGCCCCCATAGGCCGCCCTGAGATCCTGATTGAAGCGCCTTGGACGGTCGACGGGTTGGCTGGGTGGGCGAATGAGGTCCTGGGCCGTGCAGGCGCGGTGTCTTTTCCGCTCTTGCAGCGGAAGGACCATAAAAGCTACATCGGCTCGGTGTACGAGTGTGGCCAGTGCAGCAAGATGTTGTTCGTTCACTCTCGTCCAAAAGACAGGCTAGAGAGCTGGCGCAGCATCGCCGCGCAGGATGATCCGGTTGAGCAACACCCCACTTGGATGGATGGGGGCAGCCTGGCCATGCGGAGCGTCGTCACGCTGACCCCCACAGAACACCAGTGGTTCAGGAAAAAGGTCGGAAGCTGCTGGGTGCTCCGGCGATGGTTGCGTGGCGTTGACGAGCCTGAAGATCAGCGAGGCTGA